The Mustela lutreola isolate mMusLut2 chromosome 3, mMusLut2.pri, whole genome shotgun sequence genome includes a region encoding these proteins:
- the TMEM276 gene encoding transmembrane protein 276 — protein sequence MAPRPWSEWSTTLSHLALGVVSLHAAVSTAQASRGAAAGFLLQTLASATVLAPGLGTDEDCLAGAWVATVIGLPLLAFDFHWVNGDRSSANLLLGGGMVLAVAGDHLGAEGRSVAGQAVVLVVAVTILIVAVFTTNTYGMWGGAMLGAAGLLSRLEEDRLLLLPKEDVCRWALAAGSWAYHRALHTQRLQWE from the exons ATGGCCCCCAGGCCTTGGAGTGAGTGGAGCACGACCCTGTCCCACCTGGCACTGGGAGTGGTGTCTCTCCATGCAGCTGTGAGCACCGCCCAG GCAAGTCGAGGGGCCGCTGCTGGCTTCCTGCTCCAGACGTTGGCCTCTGCCACCGTGCTGGCCCCGGGGCTGGGCACAGATGAAGACTGTCTTGCTGGAGCCTGGGTGGCCACTGTCATTGGCCTGCCCCTTCTGGCCTTTGATTTCCACTGGGTGAACGGGGATCGCTCCTCTGCCAACCTGCTTCTGGGAGGAGGAATGGTGCTGGCAGTGGCCGGTGACCACCTTGGTGCTGAGGGCCGCTCTGTGGCTGGTCAGGCAGTGGTGCTGGTGGTTGCAGTAACCATCCTCATTGTGGCCGTTTTCACAACCAACACTTATGGAATGTGGGGGGGCGCAATGTTGGGTGCTGCAGGCCTCCTGAGCCGGCTGGAGGAAGACAGACTGCTGCTGCTACCAAAAGAGGACGTCTGTCGATGGGCCCTGGCCGCAGGCAGTTGGGCCTACCACCGAGCCCTGCACACACAGCGACTGCAGTGGGAGTGA